A single Micromonospora sp. CCTCC AA 2012012 DNA region contains:
- the recN gene encoding DNA repair protein RecN, producing MLEELRITGLGVIEDTTLPLAGGMNVITGETGAGKTMVVTGLGLLFGGRADAGRVRAQPGRAIVEGRLRLTGRVADTVHARITDAGGEPDEDGSLLLSRTVTVEGRSRAHLGGRSMPVSMLGEVGEQAVAVHGQSDQLRLLRPAEQRAALDRFAGPTHEKLLDALREAYTRWRTVVDDLADRRRNARERNQEADLLRLGLDEITRVDPQPGEDDELKAEAQRLEHAEGLRTAAQLAQQCVAGGVEAADETPDATVLLGTARRTLEAQAGTDPALGELAGRLEEAATLVADVSAELSTYLAALDADPARLQVIYERRAALRALTRKYADDVDGVIAWGERARTRLSDLDTSDELLDELDREASRLAGEVAELAGKVSASRRESAVRFAEQVTVELAGLAMPHARIEVAVLPRPVGRNEPSLPVNGVEAGVGPDGADEVELRLLAHPGAPSLPLQRGASGGELSRVMLAIEVVFAGSGGPPTLVFDEVDAGVGGQAAVEIGRRLARLARSHQVLVVTHLPQVAAFADRHLVVAKDTGGAVTTSGVRVVEDTERARELARMLAGLPDSDLGIAHAEELLAVAAKERRP from the coding sequence GTGCTGGAAGAGCTGCGCATCACCGGACTGGGCGTCATCGAGGACACCACGCTGCCGTTGGCCGGCGGGATGAACGTCATCACCGGCGAGACCGGTGCGGGCAAGACGATGGTGGTGACCGGCCTGGGCCTGCTCTTCGGCGGCCGGGCCGACGCCGGGCGGGTGCGCGCCCAGCCGGGCCGCGCGATCGTGGAGGGGCGGCTGCGCCTCACCGGCCGGGTGGCCGACACGGTGCACGCCCGGATCACCGACGCCGGCGGCGAGCCCGACGAGGACGGCTCGCTGCTGCTGAGCCGCACGGTGACGGTGGAGGGCCGCTCCCGGGCGCACCTGGGTGGGCGGAGCATGCCGGTGTCGATGCTCGGCGAGGTGGGCGAGCAGGCGGTGGCCGTGCACGGCCAGTCCGACCAGCTGCGGCTGCTGCGCCCGGCGGAGCAGCGGGCCGCCCTGGACCGCTTCGCCGGCCCGACGCACGAGAAGCTGTTGGACGCGCTGCGCGAGGCGTACACCCGGTGGCGGACGGTCGTCGACGACCTGGCCGACCGGCGGCGCAACGCCCGCGAGCGCAACCAGGAGGCCGACCTGCTCCGGTTGGGCCTCGACGAGATCACCCGGGTCGACCCGCAACCCGGGGAGGACGACGAGCTGAAGGCCGAGGCGCAGCGCCTGGAGCACGCCGAGGGGCTGCGCACGGCGGCGCAGCTGGCCCAGCAGTGCGTGGCCGGCGGGGTGGAGGCGGCCGACGAGACGCCCGACGCGACGGTGCTGCTGGGCACCGCCCGTCGCACCCTGGAGGCGCAGGCCGGCACGGACCCGGCCCTGGGGGAGCTGGCGGGCCGGCTGGAGGAGGCGGCCACCCTGGTCGCCGACGTCTCCGCCGAGCTGTCGACCTATCTGGCCGCGCTGGACGCCGACCCGGCCCGGTTGCAGGTCATCTACGAGCGGCGGGCGGCGCTGCGCGCGTTGACCCGCAAGTACGCCGACGACGTCGACGGCGTCATCGCCTGGGGCGAGCGGGCCCGCACCCGACTGTCCGACCTGGACACCTCCGACGAGCTGCTGGACGAGCTGGACCGGGAGGCGTCCCGGCTGGCCGGCGAGGTGGCGGAGCTGGCCGGGAAGGTGTCCGCGTCCCGCCGGGAGTCGGCGGTCCGCTTCGCCGAGCAGGTCACCGTGGAGCTGGCCGGGCTGGCCATGCCGCACGCCCGGATCGAGGTGGCGGTGCTGCCCCGCCCTGTCGGCCGGAACGAGCCGAGCCTGCCGGTCAACGGCGTGGAGGCGGGCGTCGGCCCCGACGGCGCCGACGAGGTCGAGCTGCGGCTGCTGGCCCATCCGGGCGCGCCGTCGCTGCCGCTGCAGCGGGGTGCCTCCGGTGGTGAGCTGTCCCGGGTGATGCTCGCCATCGAGGTGGTCTTCGCCGGCTCGGGTGGCCCGCCCACCCTGGTCTTCGACGAGGTCGACGCGGGCGTCGGCGGTCAGGCGGCGGTGGAGATCGGCCGGCGGCTGGCCCGGCTGGCCCGCAGCCACCAGGTGCTCGTCGTCACGCACCTGCCGCAGGTGGCCGCGTTCGCCGACCGGCACCTGGTGGTGGCGAAGGACACCGGGGGAGCGGTCACCACCAGCGGGGTGCGGGTGG
- a CDS encoding NAD kinase: MRVRDAAERTALLVTHTGRRRSTEHARAVAADLIAAGFEVRVVAEEADDLDLPGVVPVTGPQAAEGAEIVFALGGDGTFLRAAELARPAKAPLLGINLGKVGFLAEAEIDDLDVAVRDVVHRNYTVDERLTLDVTAEFEGGPTIESWALNEISVEKGERAQMLELLVDVDGRPLSRYGCDGVVCATPTGSTAYAFSGGGPVVWPEVEALLLVPISAHALFSRPLVTAPTSTFVITVDPFTTLAVLCCDGRRVYDLPPGAKVTVRRGTLPVRIVRLRARPFTDRLVAKFDLPVQGWRGSRR, from the coding sequence ATGAGGGTGCGGGATGCAGCGGAGCGGACGGCGCTGCTGGTGACGCACACCGGCCGTCGACGCAGCACCGAGCACGCCCGGGCGGTGGCGGCCGACCTGATCGCGGCGGGTTTCGAGGTGCGGGTGGTGGCCGAGGAGGCCGACGACCTGGACCTGCCCGGCGTGGTGCCGGTGACCGGCCCGCAGGCCGCCGAGGGCGCGGAGATCGTCTTCGCACTCGGCGGCGACGGCACCTTCCTGCGCGCGGCCGAGCTGGCCCGGCCGGCGAAGGCCCCGCTGCTCGGCATCAACCTGGGCAAGGTCGGCTTCCTCGCCGAGGCGGAGATCGACGACTTGGACGTGGCGGTGCGCGACGTGGTGCACCGGAACTACACGGTGGACGAACGGCTCACCCTCGACGTGACCGCCGAGTTCGAGGGCGGTCCGACCATCGAGTCGTGGGCGCTCAACGAGATCAGCGTCGAGAAGGGCGAGCGGGCCCAGATGCTGGAACTCCTCGTCGACGTGGACGGCCGCCCGCTGTCCCGGTACGGCTGCGACGGCGTGGTCTGCGCCACCCCCACCGGCTCCACCGCGTACGCCTTCTCCGGTGGCGGACCGGTGGTCTGGCCGGAGGTGGAGGCGCTGCTGCTGGTGCCGATCAGCGCGCATGCGTTGTTCAGTCGGCCGCTGGTCACCGCGCCCACCTCGACCTTCGTGATCACCGTCGACCCGTTCACCACCCTCGCGGTGCTCTGCTGCGACGGGCGGCGGGTCTACGACCTGCCGCCGGGCGCCAAGGTGACGGTGCGTCGGGGGACCCTGCCGGTGCGGATCGTCCGGCTGCGGGCCCGCCCGTTCACCGACCGGTTGGTGGCCAAGTTCGACCTGCCGGTGCAGGGCTGGCGCGGCAGCCGCAGGTGA
- a CDS encoding TlyA family RNA methyltransferase encodes MARRNRLDAELVRRGLARSREQAAALVEAGRVQLRGVTARKAAAMVDPADPLLVTGEDPVSEYVSRGGHKLAGALAAFAPGGLTVAGRRCLDAGASTGGFTDVLLRADAAEVVAVDVGYGQLAWPLRTDERVRVFERTNVRTLTPEVIGGEVDLTVADLSFISLRLVLPALAGCTRADGDLALMVKPQFEVGKERVGAGGVVRDPALRAEAVLDVAAAAAGLGLGLADVAASPLPGPSGNVEFFVWLRRGAPAADPERVRAVVAAGPAGFPPPADAPDAPTTSQEVAP; translated from the coding sequence ATGGCACGTCGCAACCGGCTGGACGCCGAACTGGTCCGCCGCGGTCTGGCCCGCTCCCGGGAACAGGCCGCCGCGCTGGTGGAGGCCGGCCGGGTCCAGCTGCGCGGGGTGACGGCCCGCAAGGCCGCCGCGATGGTCGACCCCGCCGACCCGCTCCTGGTCACCGGCGAGGACCCGGTCTCCGAGTACGTCTCCCGGGGCGGCCACAAGCTCGCCGGCGCGCTCGCCGCGTTCGCCCCGGGCGGCCTCACCGTCGCCGGCCGGCGCTGCCTCGACGCGGGCGCCTCCACGGGCGGCTTCACCGACGTGCTGCTGCGCGCCGACGCGGCCGAGGTGGTGGCCGTGGACGTCGGCTACGGGCAGCTGGCCTGGCCGTTGCGCACCGATGAACGGGTCCGGGTCTTCGAGCGCACCAACGTGCGTACCCTCACCCCGGAGGTGATCGGCGGCGAGGTCGACCTCACCGTGGCCGATCTCTCCTTCATCTCGCTGCGCCTGGTCCTGCCGGCCCTGGCCGGCTGCACCCGGGCCGACGGCGACCTGGCGCTGATGGTCAAGCCCCAGTTCGAGGTGGGCAAGGAGCGGGTCGGTGCGGGCGGCGTGGTCCGCGACCCGGCGCTGCGGGCCGAGGCGGTGCTCGACGTGGCCGCCGCCGCGGCCGGGCTCGGGCTGGGCCTGGCCGACGTCGCGGCCAGCCCGCTGCCGGGACCCAGCGGCAACGTCGAGTTCTTCGTATGGTTACGCCGGGGCGCCCCGGCCGCGGACCCGGAGCGGGTACGCGCGGTGGTGGCGGCCGGGCCGGCGGGTTTCCCGCCCCCGGCCGACGCGCCGGACGCCCCGACCACGAGTCAGGAGGTCGCCCCATGA
- a CDS encoding phasin family protein: MQDAWRAYLELAMGLTEAPRKKAQDAVRRAVGQGGATAAQLQALAEELLSTGAANREALTKLVRFEVDRALGAVGLATADEVAELTRRVHELERERREAKSAGTTASATGPVSAAPAATPSTAQPPATGPVSAAPTVPAPAPTTAVAKKTVAKKAIAKKPPATVSRTPADGSPATPSRPVKKAAPRRQSPGGDG; encoded by the coding sequence ATGCAGGACGCGTGGCGCGCCTATCTTGAGCTGGCCATGGGCCTGACGGAGGCGCCCCGGAAGAAGGCCCAGGACGCGGTGCGTCGCGCGGTGGGCCAGGGCGGCGCGACCGCCGCCCAGCTCCAGGCGTTGGCCGAGGAGCTGCTCTCCACCGGCGCGGCGAACCGGGAGGCGCTGACCAAGCTGGTCCGGTTCGAGGTGGACCGGGCCCTCGGCGCGGTCGGGCTGGCCACCGCCGACGAGGTGGCCGAGCTGACCCGCCGGGTGCACGAGCTGGAGCGGGAGCGCCGCGAGGCGAAGTCAGCCGGCACGACCGCGTCGGCCACCGGGCCGGTCTCCGCCGCGCCGGCGGCGACCCCGTCGACCGCTCAGCCGCCGGCCACCGGGCCGGTCTCCGCGGCGCCGACGGTGCCCGCGCCGGCCCCCACCACCGCGGTGGCGAAGAAGACCGTGGCGAAGAAGGCGATCGCGAAGAAGCCGCCGGCCACCGTGTCCCGCACCCCGGCCGACGGGTCCCCGGCCACGCCGTCCCGGCCGGTGAAGAAGGCGGCGCCGCGCCGGCAGTCGCCGGGTGGTGACGGGTGA
- a CDS encoding SCP2 sterol-binding domain-containing protein: protein MASVDECRQALRDLAARLDRHAEMQGRIDLDRTLACRITDLDTAFHGRIAGGRLVDLTDGDDPKAKIALSTTSDDLVALVHGQLDVGRAVTSRRVSIKANPFDLMKLRKLL from the coding sequence GTGGCCAGCGTGGACGAGTGCCGGCAGGCGTTGCGGGATCTGGCCGCCCGGCTGGACCGGCACGCCGAGATGCAGGGCAGGATCGATCTGGACCGGACGCTGGCCTGCCGGATCACCGACCTCGACACCGCGTTCCACGGCCGGATCGCCGGCGGGCGACTGGTCGACCTGACCGACGGCGACGACCCGAAGGCGAAGATCGCGCTGAGCACCACCAGCGACGACCTGGTCGCCCTGGTGCACGGTCAGCTCGACGTCGGCCGGGCGGTCACCTCTCGCCGCGTCTCCATCAAGGCCAACCCGTTCGACCTGATGAAGCTCCGCAAGCTGCTCTGA
- a CDS encoding HAD-IIA family hydrolase, giving the protein MSTHAGERLVDGYTLVVFDLDGVIYLIDRPIPGAVDAVGRLRAEGRAVAYATNNASRRSSEVAELLTGMGVPARPEEVLTSAAAAAELLREALPAGAAVLVVGAEALRAEISAVGLRPVTLADEEPAAVIQGYGPQVGWVELAEASVAVRAGARWYATNTDRTLPSGRGPLPGNGSLVAVLRTALDREPDVVVGKPEPALFATAARRADGGRSLVVGDRLDTDIEGARRAGLDSLLVLTGVSDVAELLAAPESRRPTYVSQDLAGLFDPAAVVRVPGAPDVDGWSVTVTDGELVLDGAGRPLDALAALCAVAWAASAGPVVRAASPRAAEALTALGLAA; this is encoded by the coding sequence GTGAGTACGCACGCCGGGGAACGGCTGGTCGACGGGTACACCCTGGTCGTCTTCGACCTGGACGGGGTGATCTATCTGATCGACCGGCCGATCCCCGGCGCGGTCGACGCGGTCGGCCGGTTGCGCGCCGAGGGCCGGGCGGTGGCGTACGCCACGAACAACGCCTCGCGCCGCTCCAGCGAGGTCGCCGAGCTGCTCACCGGCATGGGCGTGCCGGCCCGGCCGGAGGAGGTGCTCACCTCCGCCGCTGCGGCCGCCGAACTGCTGCGGGAGGCGCTCCCCGCGGGCGCCGCGGTGCTCGTGGTCGGGGCGGAGGCGCTGCGGGCCGAGATCAGCGCCGTCGGCCTCCGCCCGGTCACCCTGGCCGACGAGGAACCGGCCGCGGTAATCCAGGGGTACGGGCCGCAGGTCGGCTGGGTGGAGCTGGCCGAGGCGTCGGTGGCGGTCCGGGCCGGCGCGCGCTGGTACGCCACGAACACCGACCGGACCCTGCCCAGTGGCCGAGGGCCGCTGCCCGGGAACGGCTCCCTGGTGGCGGTGCTGCGTACCGCCCTGGACCGGGAGCCGGACGTGGTGGTGGGCAAGCCCGAACCGGCGCTCTTCGCCACCGCCGCCCGTCGGGCGGACGGGGGGCGCTCCCTGGTGGTCGGTGACCGGCTGGACACCGACATCGAGGGCGCCCGGCGGGCCGGGCTGGACAGTCTGCTGGTGCTCACCGGGGTCAGCGACGTGGCGGAGCTGCTGGCCGCGCCGGAGTCGCGCCGTCCCACGTACGTCTCGCAGGACCTGGCGGGGCTCTTCGACCCGGCGGCGGTGGTGCGGGTGCCGGGTGCCCCGGACGTCGACGGCTGGTCGGTCACCGTGACCGACGGCGAGCTGGTGCTCGACGGCGCGGGTCGGCCGCTGGACGCGCTGGCGGCGCTCTGCGCGGTGGCCTGGGCCGCGTCGGCGGGCCCGGTGGTGCGGGCGGCGTCGCCGCGGGCGGCGGAGGCCCTCACCGCGCTGGGCCTGGCGGCCTGA
- a CDS encoding tetratricopeptide repeat protein, protein MLSLNKPVAEKVARHLVATGQLIDDDPELALEHALAARRLASRIAAVREAVGLAAYHAGEWQSAIAELRTYHRMSGLQSHLAVLADCERALGRPERAIDLFRGADQAKLDKAVAIELLIVAAGARGDLGQKDAAVAMLQVPELTNDSSEPWAARLRYAYADALLAVGRREEAREWFSRAADMDSEGETDAAERLLELDGVSIEGDDEDEELPVEEATAGPGTPGAVPAQPDASLTGGDSEPDDADDLDEDDDDFDDEDDLDDEDEDDLDEDDDLDGDARADDLDDDEDDERDDVVGDDLADDELTEDRAESLADAASADERPAGTSADHADRSDRDPEAGQR, encoded by the coding sequence CTGCTCTCGCTGAACAAGCCGGTGGCCGAGAAGGTCGCCCGGCACCTGGTCGCCACCGGTCAGCTGATCGACGACGACCCGGAGCTGGCGCTCGAGCACGCGCTGGCGGCCCGTCGGCTGGCGTCCCGGATCGCGGCGGTGCGGGAGGCGGTCGGGCTGGCCGCGTACCACGCGGGGGAGTGGCAGTCGGCGATCGCCGAGCTGCGCACCTACCACCGGATGAGCGGGCTGCAGAGCCACCTCGCGGTGCTGGCCGACTGTGAGCGGGCGCTGGGACGCCCGGAGCGGGCGATCGACCTGTTCCGCGGCGCCGACCAGGCGAAGCTGGACAAGGCCGTGGCGATCGAGCTGCTGATCGTCGCCGCCGGGGCCCGGGGCGACCTCGGCCAGAAGGACGCGGCCGTGGCGATGCTCCAGGTCCCTGAGCTGACCAACGACTCGTCCGAGCCGTGGGCGGCCCGGCTGCGCTACGCGTACGCGGACGCGCTGCTGGCGGTGGGTCGTCGCGAGGAGGCACGGGAGTGGTTCTCCCGGGCCGCCGACATGGACTCCGAGGGCGAGACGGATGCGGCCGAGCGGCTGCTCGAGCTCGACGGCGTGTCGATCGAGGGCGACGACGAGGACGAGGAGCTCCCGGTGGAGGAGGCAACCGCGGGACCGGGTACGCCCGGCGCGGTTCCGGCCCAGCCGGACGCCTCGCTCACCGGCGGTGACAGCGAGCCCGACGACGCCGACGACCTCGACGAGGACGACGACGACTTCGACGACGAGGACGACCTCGACGACGAGGACGAGGACGACCTCGACGAGGACGACGACCTCGACGGCGACGCCCGTGCGGACGACCTTGACGACGACGAGGACGACGAGCGGGACGACGTGGTCGGCGACGACCTCGCCGACGACGAGCTGACCGAGGACCGGGCGGAGTCGCTGGCCGACGCCGCGTCGGCGGACGAGCGCCCCGCCGGTACGTCGGCCGACCACGCCGACCGGTCGGACCGTGACCCGGAGGCCGGACAGCGGTGA
- the tyrS gene encoding tyrosine--tRNA ligase translates to MTDSNLPHGRDSLTEDLRWRGLIQDSTGLDELRALLDGGSATFYVGFDPTAPSLHVGHLMQVTTARRLQLAGHRPLLLVGGATGQIGDPKESAERTLNPPEVVAGWVQRIRDQLSPFVSYTGENAAQLVNNLDWTGEMSVVEFLRDVGKHFPVNKMLAREVVKARLETGISFTEFSYQLLQANDFFELHRRHGCQLQYGGSDQWGNITAGVDYVRRRGAGPVQAFTTPLVTRSDGTKFGKTEGGAVWLDPEMTSPYAFYQFWVNADDRDVTRYLRYFSFRSREELEALEKETAERPAARLAQRALAEELTTLVHGEREMAQAVAASQALFGRGSLDDLAPETLRAALTEAGLVHLTELPDVAGLLKESGLVPSMKEARRVIAEGGAYVNNTRVTEADATVAPTDLLHGRYLVLRRGKRSFAGVELRK, encoded by the coding sequence GTGACCGACAGCAACCTCCCGCACGGGCGGGACTCCCTGACCGAAGACCTGCGGTGGCGGGGCCTGATCCAGGACTCGACCGGCCTCGACGAGCTGCGCGCGCTGCTCGACGGCGGGAGCGCCACCTTCTATGTGGGCTTTGACCCGACCGCCCCGAGCCTGCACGTCGGCCATCTCATGCAGGTCACCACGGCCCGCCGGCTCCAGCTCGCCGGGCACCGGCCGTTGCTGCTCGTCGGCGGCGCCACCGGCCAGATCGGCGACCCGAAGGAGAGCGCCGAGCGGACCCTCAACCCGCCCGAGGTGGTCGCCGGCTGGGTCCAGCGCATCCGTGACCAGCTCTCGCCGTTCGTGTCGTACACCGGGGAGAACGCGGCCCAACTGGTCAACAACCTGGACTGGACCGGCGAGATGTCGGTGGTGGAGTTCCTGCGCGACGTCGGCAAGCACTTCCCGGTGAACAAGATGCTGGCCCGCGAGGTGGTCAAGGCCCGGCTGGAGACCGGCATCAGCTTCACCGAGTTCAGCTACCAGCTGCTCCAGGCCAACGACTTCTTCGAGCTGCACCGCCGGCACGGCTGCCAGCTCCAGTACGGCGGCTCGGACCAGTGGGGCAACATCACCGCCGGCGTCGACTACGTCCGCCGGCGGGGTGCCGGGCCGGTCCAGGCGTTCACCACGCCGCTGGTCACCCGGTCCGACGGCACCAAGTTCGGCAAGACCGAGGGCGGCGCGGTCTGGCTCGACCCGGAGATGACCAGCCCGTACGCGTTCTACCAGTTCTGGGTCAACGCCGACGACCGCGACGTCACCCGCTACCTGCGCTACTTCAGCTTCCGTTCCCGGGAGGAACTGGAGGCGCTGGAGAAGGAGACCGCGGAGCGCCCGGCGGCCCGCCTCGCCCAGCGGGCCCTGGCCGAGGAGCTCACCACGCTGGTGCACGGCGAGCGGGAGATGGCCCAGGCGGTCGCGGCGAGTCAGGCGCTCTTCGGCCGTGGGTCGTTGGACGACCTGGCCCCGGAGACGCTGCGCGCCGCGCTCACCGAGGCGGGTCTGGTCCACCTCACCGAACTGCCCGACGTCGCCGGGCTGCTCAAGGAGTCGGGTCTGGTGCCGAGCATGAAGGAGGCCCGCCGGGTCATCGCCGAGGGCGGGGCCTACGTGAACAACACCCGGGTCACCGAGGCGGACGCGACCGTCGCGCCGACCGACCTGCTGCACGGCCGCTACCTGGTGCTGCGGCGGGGCAAGCGCTCCTTCGCGGGCGTTGAGCTGCGGAAATGA
- a CDS encoding PaaI family thioesterase, whose amino-acid sequence MPDVTGGFVELLGLQFDEVSGEKVVIRWRVRPELHQPFGIQHGGVYCSVVETAASVGGALWLGDKGQVVGVANQTDFLRAVREGELTAVGTPIHQGRSQQLWQVEIADEAGRLVSRGQVRLQNLTDA is encoded by the coding sequence ATGCCGGACGTGACCGGGGGCTTCGTCGAGCTGCTCGGCCTCCAGTTCGACGAGGTCAGCGGGGAGAAGGTGGTCATCCGCTGGCGGGTCCGCCCGGAGCTGCACCAGCCCTTCGGCATCCAGCACGGCGGCGTCTACTGCTCGGTCGTGGAGACGGCGGCCAGCGTCGGTGGCGCGCTGTGGCTGGGCGACAAGGGCCAGGTCGTCGGCGTGGCCAACCAGACGGACTTCCTGCGGGCGGTCCGCGAGGGTGAGCTGACCGCGGTGGGCACGCCGATCCACCAGGGGCGCAGCCAGCAGCTCTGGCAGGTGGAGATCGCGGACGAGGCCGGCCGGCTGGTCTCCCGCGGCCAGGTCCGGCTGCAGAACCTCACCGACGCCTGA
- a CDS encoding NRAMP family divalent metal transporter — MRKLLAATLGVLSAIGGFVDIGDLVAASQAGARFGMAHAWVLLVGVLGICAYAEMAGRIAAVSGRAVFDLVRERLGPRLALLNLVASYLVTVITLAAELGGVALALQLASGVSYLLWVPVAALAVWLVLWRMRFELMERVFGLAGLALLVFAVALLALPTDWGRLGQQALQVSAAGHGWGTYWFVAVALFASTVSPYEVFFFSSGGVEENWSAADLADARSNVLIGFPVGGFLALSLIATAAVVYHPGGTSLQTLDQVARPVVLAFGGIGLAVAVLAFFAVTFGAALETGISAAYAASQYFGWQWGKRVSPREAARFHSVLLVSVLAGMLLLMTTVDPVALTEYMLVLSAVVLPLTYLPILVVANDRTYLGDRVNGRWNNLLGAVFLLLIVVASVAAIPLAIVTGMGR, encoded by the coding sequence GTGAGGAAGCTGCTCGCCGCCACGCTGGGCGTGCTCTCCGCCATCGGCGGCTTCGTCGACATCGGCGATCTGGTGGCGGCGAGTCAGGCCGGGGCGCGCTTCGGCATGGCCCACGCCTGGGTGCTGCTGGTCGGGGTGCTCGGCATCTGCGCGTACGCGGAGATGGCCGGACGGATCGCGGCGGTGAGCGGCCGGGCGGTGTTTGACCTGGTCCGCGAGCGGTTGGGGCCGCGACTGGCACTGCTCAACCTGGTCGCCTCCTACCTGGTCACGGTGATCACCCTGGCCGCGGAGCTGGGCGGGGTGGCGCTGGCGCTGCAACTGGCCTCCGGGGTGAGCTACCTGCTCTGGGTGCCGGTGGCCGCGCTCGCGGTCTGGCTGGTGCTGTGGCGGATGCGCTTCGAGCTGATGGAACGGGTCTTCGGTCTGGCCGGGCTGGCGCTGCTGGTCTTCGCGGTGGCGCTGCTCGCGCTGCCGACCGACTGGGGACGGCTCGGCCAGCAGGCGTTGCAGGTCAGCGCCGCCGGGCACGGCTGGGGCACCTACTGGTTCGTGGCGGTGGCGCTCTTCGCCTCCACGGTCAGCCCCTACGAGGTGTTCTTCTTCTCCTCCGGCGGGGTGGAGGAGAACTGGAGTGCCGCCGACCTGGCCGACGCGCGGTCCAACGTGCTGATCGGTTTTCCGGTGGGCGGCTTCCTGGCGCTGTCGCTGATCGCCACGGCCGCCGTGGTCTACCACCCCGGCGGGACGTCCCTGCAGACGTTGGACCAGGTGGCGCGGCCGGTGGTGCTGGCGTTCGGCGGGATCGGCCTGGCCGTGGCGGTGCTGGCGTTCTTCGCGGTGACCTTCGGCGCCGCGCTGGAGACCGGCATCTCGGCGGCGTACGCCGCGTCGCAGTACTTCGGCTGGCAGTGGGGCAAGCGGGTCAGCCCGCGCGAGGCGGCCCGGTTCCACAGCGTCCTGCTGGTCAGCGTGCTGGCCGGGATGCTGCTGCTGATGACGACCGTCGACCCGGTCGCGCTCACCGAGTACATGCTGGTCCTGAGCGCGGTGGTGCTGCCGCTGACGTACCTGCCGATCCTGGTGGTGGCGAACGACCGGACGTATCTGGGTGACCGGGTGAACGGGCGGTGGAACAACCTGCTCGGGGCGGTGTTCCTGCTGCTCATCGTCGTCGCGTCGGTGGCGGCGATCCCCCTGGCGATCGTGACGGGGATGGGGCGGTGA
- a CDS encoding PRC-barrel domain containing protein — MRAGELLGRTAYDLHGRRLGRVVDVVVRGGFPPATFRLTDVIVAGHWWTRVTGRLIGPELHPAGPWLLRATARLLGRSTRQLPVDQVRLHPPVPDFPFGTPRPDRL; from the coding sequence GTGCGAGCGGGTGAGCTGCTCGGGCGGACCGCGTACGACCTGCACGGCCGGCGGCTCGGGCGGGTGGTGGACGTGGTGGTGCGGGGCGGTTTCCCGCCGGCGACGTTCCGGCTGACCGACGTGATCGTCGCCGGGCACTGGTGGACCCGGGTGACCGGGCGGCTGATCGGGCCGGAGCTGCACCCGGCGGGCCCGTGGCTGCTGCGCGCGACGGCGCGGCTGCTGGGGCGCAGCACCCGTCAGCTCCCCGTCGACCAGGTGCGCCTGCATCCCCCGGTGCCCGACTTCCCGTTCGGCACGCCCCGCCCCGACCGGCTCTGA